A stretch of Oncorhynchus masou masou isolate Uvic2021 unplaced genomic scaffold, UVic_Omas_1.1 unplaced_scaffold_14___fragment_6___debris, whole genome shotgun sequence DNA encodes these proteins:
- the LOC135539080 gene encoding alpha-2B adrenergic receptor-like has product MASPLNSACSVGLGDTNGSTSGFSLPCNQSVSSLQLAPYSPESTALFATAITLMVVFTIVGNILVIIAVLTSHALRGPQNLFLVSLAAADILVATLIIPFSLANELLGYWYFKSLWCEIYLALDVLFCTSSIVHLCAISLDRYLSISRVTYSRQRTPMRIKASIVVVWLISAIISFPPLLSLNKSEPGGEGSERGPQCQLNDERWYILYSTVGSFFAPCLIMILVYMRIYQIAKQRTQNPPGEPRKDGVGCATPSQTPRGIQANGKEDRGETPAMPHKTTSVRPPTLAVTPSPSPDLANETPSPHIPTTQNLLHPPVLSLAPTPTTTSPPPSHLDPSPSVVSPSPSPTIPPPSPAKPKHGEKKVKGKKGKKYNNNMDSSNSSDSDMENEEGGRTGVNNPSMAGSAGIHSPATIQKYRDIIATSKGARLVAGRRSKPESTPGAARRKAMVNREKRFTFVLAVVIGVFVVCWFPFFFSYSLQAICPETCSLPDPLFKFFFWIGYCNSCLNPVIYTIFNQDFRKAFKKILCKNTKGTFF; this is encoded by the coding sequence ATGGCTTCACCCTTGAATAGTGCATGTTCAGTGGGGCTGGGCGACACTAATGGTTCGACCAGCGGTTTTTCTCTTCCCTGCAATCAGAGCGTCTCTTCCCTGCAACTGGCCCCCTACTCCCCCGAATCCACGGCGCTCTTCGCTACAGCCATCACCCTCATGGTGGTCTTCACAATCGTGGGAAACATCCTCGTCATCATTGCTGTCCTGACCAGCCATGCACTCCGAGGACCACAGAACCTGTTTTTAGTTTCTCTAGCGGCTGCAGACATTTTGGTGGCGACCCTCATCATCCCATTCTCCCTAGCCAATGAACTGCTGGGATACTGGTACTTCAAGTCTCTGTGGTGTGAGATCTACCTGGCGCTGGACGTTCTGTTCTGCACTTCCTCTATAGTTCACCTGTGCGCCATCTCATTGGACCGTTACCTGTCCATCAGCCGGGTTACCTACTCTCGCCAGCGCACACCCATGCGTATTAAAGCCTCCATTGTGGTGGTGTGGCTCATCTCGGCCAtaatctccttccctcctcttctgtcGCTAAATAAGAGCGAGCCCGgcggagaggggagtgagaggggtCCTCAGTGCCAACTGAACGACGAGCGCTGGTACATCCTCTACTCCACCGTCGGCTCCTTCTTCGCCCCATGTCTCATCATGATCCTGGTCTACATGAGGATCTACCAGATCGCCAAGCAGCGCACACAGAACCCGCCAGGCGAGCCCAGGAAAGACGGGGTGGGCTGTGCCACCCCAAGTCAAACCCCTCGGGGGATCCAAGCCAACgggaaggaggacagaggggaaACCCCAGCTATGCCCCACAAAACCACCAGCGTCAGACCCCCCACACTGGCTGTTACTCCATCACCGTCCCCCGACCTTGCCAATGAGACCCCCTCCCCTCACATCCCCACCACCCAAAACCTCCTCCATCCTCCGGTTCTATCCCTAGCTCCAACTCCAAccaccacctcccctcctccctcccacctggATCCTTCACCCTCCGTGGTCTCACCGTCTCCCTCCCCCACCATCCCCCCACCATCCCCGGCCAAACCCAAACATGGGGAGAAGAAGGTGAAGGGGAAGAAGGGAAAGAAGTATAACAATAATATGGACAGCTCAAACAGCTCTGACAGTGACATGGAGAacgaggaaggagggaggactggagtcAACAATCCTAGCATGGCTGGTTCAGCCGGCATCCATTCTCCAGCCACCATCCAGAAGTACAGGGACATAATCGCCACCTCTAAGGGGGCTCGGCTGGTGGCAGGGAGGAGGTCTAAGCCAGAGAGCACTCCGGGAGCAGCACGTCGTAAAGCCATGGTGAACCGAGAGAAGCGCTTCACGTTCGTCCTGGCCGTGGTGATCGGAGTGTTTGTTGTCTGTTGGTTCCCTTTCTTCTTCTCCTACTCGCTGCAGGCCATCTGTCCTGAGACCTGCTCCCTCCCTGATCCCCTCTTCAAGTTCTTCTTCTGGATTGGCTACTGCAACTCCTGTCTGAACCCTGTCATATACACCATCTTTAATCAGGACTTCAGAAAGGCCTTCAAGAAAATCCTCTGTAAGAACACCAAGGGCACCTTCTTCTAG